A stretch of Cicer arietinum cultivar CDC Frontier isolate Library 1 chromosome 5, Cicar.CDCFrontier_v2.0, whole genome shotgun sequence DNA encodes these proteins:
- the LOC101493324 gene encoding glutamate-1-semialdehyde 2,1-aminomutase, chloroplastic, which produces MAASGIAGAGLTLNCFSTSTTRCRTRTRFRSRTMAVSTDQKPQTDKLILRKSEEAFAAAKELMPGGVNSPVRAFKSVGGQPIIIDSVKGSRMWDIDGNQYIDYVGSWGPAIIGHADDKVLAALAETMKKGTSFGAPCLLENTLAEMVISAVPSIEMVRFVNSGTEACMGALRLARAYTGKEKIIKFEGCYHGHADPFLVKAGSGVATLGLPDSPGVPKAATFETLTAPFNDFSAVEELFEANKGEIAVVFLEAVVGNSGFITPKPDFLSSLRKITKENNALLVFDEVMTGFRLSYGGAQEYFGVTPDITTLGKIIGGGLPVGAYGGRRDIMETVAPAGPMYQAGTLSGNPLAMTAGIETLKRIKEPGTYEYLDKITGELVQGIVEAGKRAGHAICGGHINGMFGFFFTEGPVYNFTDAKKSDTAKFARFFWGMLAEGVYLAPSQFEAGFTSLAHTSDDIKKTIAAAEKVFREI; this is translated from the exons ATGGCCGCTTCGGGCATCGCAGGAGCAGGACTCACCCTCAATTGCTTTTCTACTTCAACAACCAGATGTCGTACTCGTACTCGTTTTCGTTCTCGAACAATGGCCGTTTCCACCGACCAGAAACCACAAACCGACAAACTCATTCTTCGCAAGTCCGAAGAAGCTTTCGCCGCTGCCAAG GAATTGATGCCCGGAGGTGTTAACTCTCCAGTTCGTGCGTTCAAATCAGTTGGTGGACAACCCATTATCATTGATTCCGTTAAAGGTTCTCGGATGTGGGATATTGATGGCAATCAATACATTGACTACGTTGGTTCTTGGGGTCCTGCTATCATTGGCCATGCTGATGACAAG GTGCTTGCGGCTCTGGCTGAAACAATGAAGAAAGGCACCAGCTTTGGTGCACCTTGTCTTTTGGAAAACACTCTAGCAGAGATGGTTATTTCTGCTGTTCCCAGCATTGAAATGGTGAGATTTGTAAATTCAGGCACAGAAGCATGCATGGGTGCACTCCGTCTGGCGCGAGCTTATACTGGCAAAGAGAAGATCATCAAGTTTGAGGGTTGTTATCATGGCCACGCTGATCCTTTTCTTGTTAAGGCTGGCAGTGGAGTTGCAACCTTAGGACTTCCTGATTCCCCTGGTGTTCCTAAAGCTGCCACTTTTGAAACCCTAACGGCCCCTTTCAATGACTTCTCTGCTGTTGAGGAGCTCTTTGAGGCCAATAAAGGAGAGATTGCCGTAGTTTTCCTCGAAGCTGTTGTTGGAAATTCTGGTTTCATTACTCCTAAACCTGATTTTCTCAGTTCCTTGCGAAAAATCACTAAGGAGAACAATGCCCTTCTTGTGTTTGATGAAGTTATGACTGGATTTCGATTGTCATACGGAGGTGCTCAAGAATATTTTGGAGTAACTCCTGATATAACAACTTTGGGGAAGATTATTGGAGGGGGATTGCCAGTAGGTGCATATGGAGGGAGGAGGGATATTATGGAGACGGTGGCTCCGGCTGGACCTATGTACCAGGCAGGGACATTGAGTGGTAACCCTTTGGCCATGACTGCAGGCATAGAGACTCTGAAGCGTATTAAGGAGCCAGGAACTTACGAATACTTGGACAAGATTACAGGTGAGCTTGTTCAGGGCATTGTTGAAGCTGGTAAGAGAGCAGGGCATGCAATATGTGGTGGACATATAAATGGGATGTTTGGGTTTTTCTTCACAGAAGGACCTGTCTACAATTTTACAGATGCTAAAAAGAGTGACACTGCCAAGTTTGCTAGGTTCTTTTGGGGTATGTTAGCAGAAGGTGTCTATTTGGCACCTTCACAGTTTGAGGCTGGGTTCACCAGCTTGGCACATACTTCCGACGACATCAAAAAGACGATAGCTGCTGCTGAGAAGGTCTTCAGAGAGATCTGA